A single window of Populus nigra chromosome 17, ddPopNigr1.1, whole genome shotgun sequence DNA harbors:
- the LOC133677602 gene encoding stomatal closure-related actin-binding protein 2-like: MTKISPEIEENMKGEVIFPVSADVSFASDGFPKYKLGPDNQILEEPKEDNKGPSLKEVVEQETTQLSDQHKRLSVRDLACKFDKNLTAAAKLAEEAKLREVASLEGHVLLKKLRDALESLRGRMAGRNKEDVEKAISMVEALAVKLTQKEGELIQEKFEVKKLANFLKQASEDAKKLVNQEKSFACAEIESARAVVQRIGEALDEEERDAQNSKNQAADVEELVEEVQEARRIKLLHQPSKVIDMEHELRALRNQIREKSLVSVKLQKELAKSKRAEQNKSSPYVLDGSETLGSSLQLKPRSDSSPPLSKCSVQWYRVSSEDSQNEVISGANKTFYAPEPFDVGRVLQVDIVSNGQKVIVTTSGPIEPAAGLATHVENLLRKSSCEFSVVISQMNGQDHPSHSVHVFNVGKMRLKLCRGWITKAREIYSASMQLCGVRTNANTAARSLFWQPRKGLSFVLTFESERDRNAAIMLARKYAYDCNGVILAGPEDQV; the protein is encoded by the exons ATGACGAAGATAAGTCCCGAAATTGAGGAAAATATGAAGGGAGAAGTAATTTTTCCTGTTTCAGCTGATGTGAGCTTTGCTTCTGATGGGTttccaaaatataaattagGACCTGATAATCAGATTTTGGAAGAGCCAAAAGAGGACAACAAGGGTCCATCTTTAAAGGAGGTTGTCGAACAGGAAACCACGCAGCTGTCAGATCAACACAAGCGACTCTCAGTTCGTGACCTTGCTTGTAAATTCGACAAGAACTTGACTGCTGCAGCAAAGTTGGCCGAAGAG GCAAAGCTTAGAGAGGTGGCTTCTTTGGAAGGACATGTTCTTTTAAAGAAGCTTAGAGATGCCCTGGAATCTTTAAGAGGTCGTATGGCAGGGCGAAACAAAGAAGATGTGGAGAAAGCCATCTCTATG GTGGAGGCATTAGCAGTTAAACTGACTCAAAAAGAAGGAgaattaattcaagaaaaatttgaagTGAAAAAGCTGGCTAACTTTCTTAAACAG GCTTCTGAAGATGCTAAAAAGTTAGTGAACCAAGAGAAATCTTTTGCTTGTGCTGAAATTGAAAGTGCCAGAGCAGTTGTGCAAAGGATTGGAGAGGCCCTGGATGAAGAAGAAAGGGAtgctcaaaattcaaaaaaccagGCTGCT GATGTGGAGGAACTAGTCGAGGAGGTTCAAGAGGCTAGACGAATTAAATTATTGCATCAGCCAAGCAAG GTTATAGACATGGAGCATGAGCTTCGTGCTCTACGAAATCAAATTCGGGAGAAATCTCTAGTTTCAGTTAAACTTCAGAAAGAG CTGGCAAAGAGCAAGAGAGCTGAGCAAAATAAATCCTCTCCATATGTCCTAGATGGTTCAGAAACTCTAGGTTCATCTCTACAACTCAAGCCTCGTTCAGATAGTTCTCCACCCCTTTCCAAGTGTTCAGTTCAGTGGTACCGTGTATCATCTGAAGACAGCCAAAATGAAGTTATTTCAG GTGCCAATAAAACTTTTTATGCTCCTGAACCCTTTGATGTTGGCCGAGTATTGCAAGTAGACATTGTTTCAAATGGCCAGAAAGTCATTGTGACAACTTCCGGTCCCATTGAACCTG CTGCAGGATTGGCAACCCATGTAGAGAATCTTTTGAGAAAATCTAGCTGTGAATTCAGC GTGGTTATTTCCCAGATGAATGGACAAGATCATCCATCACATTCTGTTCATGTGTTTAATGTGGGAAAGATGAGGCTAAAGCTTTGCAGAGGGTGGATTACAAAGGCTAGAGAAATTTATTCAGcgtcaatgcag TTGTGTGGAGTTAGAACCAATGCCAACACCGCTGCAAGGTCCTTGTTTTGGCAACCAAGGAAGGGCCTTTCATTTGTATTAACATTTGAATCAGAGCGAGACAGGAATGCAGCGATAATGCTTGCCCGGAAATACGCTTATGATTGCAACGGG GTCATACTCGCAGGACCAGAAGATCAAGTATAG